One genomic window of Muntiacus reevesi chromosome 4, mMunRee1.1, whole genome shotgun sequence includes the following:
- the CTDSPL gene encoding CTD small phosphatase-like protein isoform X1, giving the protein MDGPAIITQVTNPKEDEGRAPGAGEKASQCNVSLKKQRSRGILSSFFCCFRDYNVEAPPGSGPGVLPPLVEENGGLQKGDQRQIIPIPSPPAKYLLPEVTVLDYGKKCVVIDLDETLVHSSFKPISNADFIVPVEIDGTIHQVYVLKRPHVDEFLQRMGQLFECVLFTASLAKYADPVADLLDRWGVFRARLFRESCVFHRGNYVKDLSRLGRELSKVIIVDNSPASYIFHPENAVPVQSWFDDMTDTELLDLIPFFEGLSQEDDVYSMLHRLCSR; this is encoded by the exons cctcccagtgcAACGTTAGCCTGAAGAAGCAAAGGAGCCGTGGCATCCTCAGCTCCTTCTTCTGCTGCTTCCGAGACTACAATGTGGAGGCCCCGCCAGGCAGCGGCCCCGGCGTGCTTCCGCCACTGGTGGAGGAGAACGGCGGACTCCAGAAG gGTGACCAGAGGCAGATCATTCCCATACCAAGT CCACCAGCTAAATACCTCCTTCCAGAGGTAACGGTGCTTGACTATGGAAAAAAATGTGTGGTCATCGATTTAGATGAAACATTGGTGCACAGTTCATTTAAG cctATTAGTAATGCTGATTTTATTGTTCCCGTTGAAATTGATGGAACTATACATCAG GTGTATGTGCTGAAGCGGCCACACGTGGACGAGTTCCTGCAGAGAATGGGACAGCTCTTCGAATGTGTGCTCTTTACTGCCAGCCTGGCCAAG TACGCAGACCCTGTGGCCGACCTGCTGGACCGCTGGGGTGTGTTCCGGGCCCGGCTCTTCCGGGAATCGTGTGTTTTCCATCGTGGGAACTATGTGAAAGACCTGAGTCGCCTTGGGCGGGAGCTGAGCAAAGTGATCATCGTGGACAATTCTCCTGCCTCCTACATCTTCCATCCTGAGAATGCA GTGCCTGTGCAGTCCTGGTTCGACGACATGACGGACACGGAACTGCTGGACCTCATCCCCTTCTTCGAGGGCCTGAGCCAGGAGGACGACGTGTACAGCATGCTGCACAGACTCTGCAGTAGGTAG
- the CTDSPL gene encoding CTD small phosphatase-like protein isoform X2, protein MLNDVRVREAETQRGGINILASQCNVSLKKQRSRGILSSFFCCFRDYNVEAPPGSGPGVLPPLVEENGGLQKGDQRQIIPIPSPPAKYLLPEVTVLDYGKKCVVIDLDETLVHSSFKPISNADFIVPVEIDGTIHQVYVLKRPHVDEFLQRMGQLFECVLFTASLAKYADPVADLLDRWGVFRARLFRESCVFHRGNYVKDLSRLGRELSKVIIVDNSPASYIFHPENAVPVQSWFDDMTDTELLDLIPFFEGLSQEDDVYSMLHRLCSR, encoded by the exons cctcccagtgcAACGTTAGCCTGAAGAAGCAAAGGAGCCGTGGCATCCTCAGCTCCTTCTTCTGCTGCTTCCGAGACTACAATGTGGAGGCCCCGCCAGGCAGCGGCCCCGGCGTGCTTCCGCCACTGGTGGAGGAGAACGGCGGACTCCAGAAG gGTGACCAGAGGCAGATCATTCCCATACCAAGT CCACCAGCTAAATACCTCCTTCCAGAGGTAACGGTGCTTGACTATGGAAAAAAATGTGTGGTCATCGATTTAGATGAAACATTGGTGCACAGTTCATTTAAG cctATTAGTAATGCTGATTTTATTGTTCCCGTTGAAATTGATGGAACTATACATCAG GTGTATGTGCTGAAGCGGCCACACGTGGACGAGTTCCTGCAGAGAATGGGACAGCTCTTCGAATGTGTGCTCTTTACTGCCAGCCTGGCCAAG TACGCAGACCCTGTGGCCGACCTGCTGGACCGCTGGGGTGTGTTCCGGGCCCGGCTCTTCCGGGAATCGTGTGTTTTCCATCGTGGGAACTATGTGAAAGACCTGAGTCGCCTTGGGCGGGAGCTGAGCAAAGTGATCATCGTGGACAATTCTCCTGCCTCCTACATCTTCCATCCTGAGAATGCA GTGCCTGTGCAGTCCTGGTTCGACGACATGACGGACACGGAACTGCTGGACCTCATCCCCTTCTTCGAGGGCCTGAGCCAGGAGGACGACGTGTACAGCATGCTGCACAGACTCTGCAGTAGGTAG